acaacaaaatgttttaaaataaaactcctgaagatatttactttcagttgggtgtgtgtactcaggtatatatgtagagacaacaaagatagtcagagtacctctacccctttaaagaattccattaaaacacatgcacttgattgacccctagattatgaagaccttaacaggcacatcaaagaaatatcagtattaaaaaatacactgtctgaggaaggaaacacaaacatgactgtacctgtatgaagtaatgacttaatgtcctgaacattagtgttgggaggaaatcctgtatgctgggtgtgggtgtcttcaagttaccaggtgtgggaatttcaaatccatcggccatgctgattttcataatgaaccatcaaaaccattggcagccaccaatattcctgactatattttatttatagcctactgtagttggaggttttaatagttgtgatatctggaataatcatgcagctttaacacatttatttttgattaattactgaaaaaaactatttttaaatgacaaaattacccgaacatctattttcttgcattattttctaatccggatgaatacaatatgtacattagatgtattcctacaatctgtaatccagcaatttatttagctagtaacattaggtaatacagctttaacaataaaataaattatcaacttaatccaaggcagataatcaaatctgaaaaaattggttctgaatctagtataaactcaaaatgcttttcatgagagctaactaagtgataattaagaaacaaaaatgatctggagatctaagtatatgtttaacaaccttactgttatgtacaaataagaacagaaggcacaatagtgacaacaaatttaattatgtttttggtaaagtttttcttcaaatttacttaaaattttgcataaaactacaaatttgtctaaaatatgacttagcaccctataaatatgtcaaaatgacactaaaaatcaacttctttacaaatttgagttttcagaatttcatacataaaaaattaacaatgttaatggaaactaaagacattaacccactattggcacatgctatttttaatataaaaataaattgctattaaaatcttagttcaggttgcctatatataataccatatttaagagcagttgcatatggcaagtcaaataccatgtaaaaagaaattattgaaatctttacagtatgaattataggccaaaaccaacttttcttcagtgctaactttgattcaaactccattcagagccatgtacagagattattgtcacggtcaaggtcattgtgaacttgcatgatcgagtgatggctaattaatcaaccagtatagtttaattaaataaaatgacaaaatcataatattttttattatgcactgaatatgtgctatagggtgtatactaccaaatcaaatcccatagacgacaatagtaacatatacggctaaaactcctacctgcaacgtatcaaccgacataaacgccacggatataaatactaccaccccttccacttaaagtgaatcagaaaaaaatgggggtcaagctgctcgtttctgagataacgggtagcatctatgactaccctagtttcgcacaaaatttgagtacttttttttacaggtaccccatacatgtttcaagcacaaggctacttgacacattggtactagatgaaataaaattgcacatttattttacccagatgaaactattattttttttaaccaacacactcacatttataaccaatcacaggacttgtggtgttcacttctctatcaaaagttgggtgcacctcgaactttgacccagccggaagttatttggtatggTACTACCTATGgcgtattttttattattagagcctttttggggtggggtgggtttgttttgttttgttgttgttgtgggggttgggggggttgttgttgttgttgaggtttttgttgggttcttttttttgttgggggtgggggatataATTGAAAGTAGCCATAACTTAGATTtgattgtttagattatccattaccgtacatccgaagtgtttttggttatactggtgtttttaatggtacgatatgcatttttcatatttttaaacacccacatgcttctgagaagtaacggttatggagacaagctctagtctatttttttaagtgtatttccccgtttcaacgtcagAGACTCTTATTTCCCTCTGTTGTacctttatccagatgtgttacagattttatagattattcaaacttagtgtccacttTTACGTGCGAAAACTAGTATCTGAGACTTTAAAGATTTGAGTCTAGATTTgagacttgtttttaaaaaaaacctgctgaaactttgttttaatccaatgccatcttcttctttcttcccgCAGGTTCCCAAAGACAGATCGGTGCGACTGAGGGTGATGCCGGAACAGAGCAATGACTACCGAGTGGTGGTGTTCGGGGCTGGCGGCGTCGGCAAGAGTTCGCTAGTGCTGCGCTTCGTTCGCGGCACGTTCCGCGAGAGCTACATCCCCACGATCGAGGACACCTACAGACAGGTGATCAGCTGCAACAAGCAGGTGTGCACGCTGCAGATCACCGACACCACGGGCAGCCACCAGTTCCCAGCCATGCAGAGGCTGTCCATATCTAAAGGCCATGCCTTCATTCTCGTGTACTCAATAACCAACCGGCAGTCTCTGGAAGAACTGAAACCAATCTTTGACGAGATCTTCGCGCTCAAAACGGACGTTGAGAGTATACCAATCATGCTGGTAGGGAATAAGTGCGACGAGGTGAACAGAGAGGTTTCCCAGGCTCAAGGAGCGGAGTGCGCCAAACGGTACAACTGTGCTTTCTTGGAAACGTCAGCCAAGACGAACTATAACGTCAAAGAGCTTTTCCAGGAACTCCTTCAGCTGGAAAAGCGAAGAACGATGAGTCTTCAGTTGGAAACAAAGAAATCTAAGTCtcagaaaaggaaagaaaagttaAAGGGCAAATGTATCTTGATGTGAACGAACGTTTGGTCGTGAAAACTAAGACATCAATAATGTAACTGTTGTAAAGGTTGGTGGGTGAGAGGGATTGCCGAGGATGTGGGAATTCCAGTGGGAATTTCGTCACGGAACGAAGAGTTTGAATTAATATCGTGTTCAGATCAATAGCGGTAACACAAAAGTGCCACGTATAAGAATGTAGACGAAAACGaacaagatgtttttttgttttgcataatACTTGGACCATAGAACGACTGGTAATCTCATAGACTTCCGCACCCATCTTTTTACTAATGGACTCGCCTCTTATTTTGTCGCAATTGTGGTAACAGGTCAGGCggcatattaaaaaagaaatgaagtATGATGTCCTAAAATAAAATGCTGCACATTTAAGCTCGATTTAGACAGTTTGACGTAACGAGCTTGTTTACTGCGGTAATTTGTTTGACTGTGTGGGATTGTATCAATGCAACACAATGACAAATGAAACGTTCTGATTTAGTGACGAGTTTTCTGTGAATGGAGGTGTGGGGTTTTATACCACAGTGAATTATGGACAGGTTTCATGACCCCAGCCCACCCACCAATGATTCCTTAGGCATGCAGTTGACGTCAATggtattttaattgtgtttggCGGTATGGGTTGTATACTTCTGTGAATGACTTGACGTACATTATTTCGAGTTAGAgataaaaaggaaaaataaatacAGTCGCTAGTTTTCCCATACTCTGGGCATACAGTGAGCAATATAATCTTCCTCTGCCCTATGCATGAACAGATAAATTGTTTGGTAGCGGAGTTACGAAGAATTGGTCTGGCAACCAGTGGTTGTGACACTACAaactatatataacatacaaacagcagtataTGTCAAGAAGGTGGGATCTGATCTGCCGCTCGAAGCAAACAATTTCTAGATGGCTATAGGCGCGTGTATGCTCCCaggaaatattaaattaaatattaaatgtgtgtgtgcaaaacaaaaagagagagaCTTTCGATTTTCACTTATTTACTGTGTGGGACATTTTTGTACTTGGTTATTGCAGAATCATACAGGTTGTATACCCAAGACAATATTTGTGTGCCTAAACAAaacctgaaatatatacatgtatatatgcatgtcgAATCTCATACAGAACATCACGACTGTTGGGTTTTAGTAAGCAAGTGTTGTCTAAACTAACAGTGGAACATGATAGGCTCAATGATTaaacagataataataataataataataataacaaatacataacTCTGCCACGGCCTAAACACCCTTCTGATTGAAGATGTTTTGAATATTACAATGGCAGTTCcctattttatattgtgttttttaatgtacactGCCGCTGTTTCTGGAATACcaaatgatttgtttttcaaaagatATCACTTGTAATGTTTGGGTATTTAGCTCAATTTCGGCTGAGAGTTTTTCACTGCGGGTAGGATGGGCCTTATTTGGGCGGGGTGATAGCTGGATATTTCGTTGGAATGTAAAGATTAAGGTTCAGGTTGATTCCTAGAAATACTGTTTATAAGCTAGTTTCCTTAAGTGTTTGGTCTGCGaaccagggcccaatttcacaaaacatcgtaagcctagttttgcaggTAAACGCAAATccacgactaaaccacaattcttattactattataattaaacaaatatagttagaagaacacatatttcattttcgtttgtctttaaaatactccagcttccgtaatggtgtaattttctacgtgaaattgatgccaaacacgtgtaaacgcgtgaccggtataactgatagtagcagacgtaaacttgcgatgtttagtgaaatgggcgTCACAAAGCTCTCGTAAACTACATCGCTTTGTCCATGCAAGTATTCTTGCATTGcacaccaggactggtatatcaaaggtcgtggtatatgctgtcctgtctgtgagatagtgaatataaaagatcccttgctacatgtagcggctttcccctctaagactctatgtcgCAATTACCGAATATTTGTcatccagtagcagatgattatgaaatcaatgtgctctagtggtgtcgttcaacaaaacaaactttaactttgcacgccacgactggtatacaaaggccgtggtatgtgctatcctgtctgtgggatggtgaatataaaagatacctcatATACTCTATCCCTTGTTTGTCCTGCTTATATGTGAGGACAGTACTAGTGTCGTCcgtttaatatatcaatgttcgAAGACAAGACGTCGCCAAgtaatgtgtctaaaatactgATGACAAGTACAAATgctaaacaaatgaaattaaaaaaaaaaaaactagaaaACCCCAGACAAAACTTACCGCTATTCAAAAGAGTCAGCTATTTTGGAAATTGATAGCTTTCAACACTAATTGCGCTCTACCCTCACATATTACCAGGACACTTGACATACCCAACCTCTGGACAGTTCTTACAAATAGAACATATCCAAGATAGGGCTACAGGGTTCTGTTTTGTTTCGTGTACGATCAAGCCCTTCAATCtacatgcacatatacatacaaaacgGATGTCTCAGTTCAACGCTGATTTGTGTTGAataattcatttaatttttcgTGCGCTGTTCCACTGCTGCTGAAGACAACACTCAAGGGCTCAGTTACGGTATACTGGATGCTGCACGTTCGTGTGATCTGCCTCTTGTGTGTGCCGCAAGCGTTCGGAGCATTTAGAACACCTGCGTTTCGGTCGCAATTAATAAGCTCACTGCAATGcatttctttattaaacatattaacagTAGAACCGTGTTTTGAACATGTGTATGAGAGTTCTGTATTGGTCGTCTTTGTTATTGCTGTATGTATATAGTGATATAATATTTGTGTCGAAAGATTTTTGTTATCATACGGTAAATATCTCACTACAGATTTGTAAtgaaagttgtttttgttttggttttgttttcactctgggttttttgttgttgttgtgttgtgggggtttttagcgggggtggggggttttagcgggggtgggggggtgggagtGTTAGTTATTTTGTTGTCGAGtttatttgggggtttttgcattgtttttgttttaatatgttgatGTGAAAGGTAAAATGTCAAAGTTGTACTTgactatttttgttaaaataattaaataacattgcTTAATGTGTCACAAACGCAAGCGGTCGGTTATTTCAAAACGTACGCAACGCACGGAACGCACGCATCCAGCGTAAATGCTCTCATTGAAAACGGTGTATTCTAATTTATGTAGCCGTATCGCACGCCCGTGCTGCTTTTAGTGTGAATGAGCCCTTAATCGACTAAAACCCAACTTCATGATCATTTGTTTTCAGCAGTACGCATGGATTCATTGCTAGGATATGTCTTGTTTTTCTGAAGAagaatatttcatatttattatgttaatattatacaCTCTTGAACTCGTATATTGAGACTTCAGTTTAGTATAGTTTTCATGTCCATTCATTTTTAGCTGAACACAGTCTTTATTGGCATTGGCAGTTCGTTCTCACTCATTTTACGGATCGGCTATTTCTGCCAATCAGAAGTGAATGACGGAGATACCCGATGCGTTCCGAAAATGAGAAATGAGCAGACGATTTCTAGATTGATGAGTTGTTGATTTTCATTTTAATGCCAATAAcgttttaaagaataaaatctgttttatttattcgAAACAAATTGTCTTgagttgttatttctttttccttttctctattttttatattgtaacGTAGTAAATAATATGTTAACGGTTTTGTAATGAGTGTCATCGCTAAATAATGATACCAGGGAAcgaaataaaattacacaagCCTCGGAAGATGCCAGTTAATGTTGGGGCCACTAAtgtattaattcgcctttcaaatGGGCGAGGAGGTGGCACTGCGTAATCTTCATAGCTGATTATAAAATAGACTGACAATCCTTCTTTTAAGTTTGGCAATTTAGCATGAGTCTGTTGCCAGAGCTCTAATGAGAAACGCTAACGTaatgtgtcacggggatcttataatacccgtaactgaatgaaacacgattgtccaaatatctctcgtaactgtatatctattagatctctatgtaacgggcggttataccctaatgtggctcgtctaggtaatgatcagagatacgatcttatataaagtatatataatatagcacgtttagttcactagaaaacacaacaaaacacaatacactttggaatctgtattaacctacgctgacaaatgtactgccgcagtagttaattaataacaacaataataacaacccagaactgatcacttaattagttaatctctaggtgtctagtttacacaatatgctaatcacttcaccgtgacacaacacccacacgtgtgataattgagaaacgctaaaacacacacgtgtgataattgagaaacgcttccaggggaacttaattaataaaggaattacagctctattcctaactggttaatttttaattaacccttactactcattcagtaaccttgtaacacagaattaatactggtacctatcacaataaagacaataacctacagtttacctaggtcctctaggatgactggttaagccttttataattatttaggacagtgagcctacagattactgcgtcagatgaccggcagcaccgtttaaataatattggtataatacagtattaaaatatttaaagtcacatcaatcacatcaaggttatacacagagcagaaaatatatatttaccaaagtcccgtctgaactaatatagatcgttcagtggacgacgtccgtgcccctggatacttccaaatgtttctcttcgatatatctaaaatcctagctatttattcaaaactctcagagacagcgaatatcgcctggggatacaaggcggtacctcacctatcatctgataattccacctctcccagagtcggtatatttttctctcatcGTCAGACTGGCGTCGCcattcgccaaatcacggttgtaaaaaccgcacttgcagaggtattacgtaactactggccacatggcctccacagctgaactaagtgcatattggaatgcacgatcgcgcgaaggtattacgtaacaaattgcccatctgggctaagtgcatttggaactacACAcagccttctaaaacaattaatatcgccacaggcgaaaagaaattaagagcatgtaccgtcacataatgctagaatattaaaaacataataggCGTCCAGGAGATGGCTCAAAAGTGCTCTAAAGATGACCGAAGTGGCAACTATCGtaccaggcccgtagccagcattttGAGTGGGAGGGTTCGACTATGTATTTGCCGGGACCTTTTGGATATGAAGTTGCTTGAGGGTGCAAATCGCCCGAAGTTTGTATGGGGATCCAAGGCCATCCTCCCCCGGAAATTTTGAAATCTCCGAGTCTAAAATGCgtttaaaacaacaattttcgattgttttgtatattgtatttttgttattaaagttattaaggttattattatatttgggggggggggggggggggggggggttcaagataatgaaattctagCATACAACAGGAGTTAAAGGTATTGACCCGGTGTATTAAATCGGgatacatgttaaatattttcggCAATTGCTTATTTTAACCTTAGTAACAGAAAATGAGtgaatatatttatgaaaaacgaaTCACATTACGTTCTTAAAAATTGTATCATAACCGATCACCGCCAACACGTACATCCCTTGTTAAAGAGTACAGGTGTAGTCCTCAAACGTTTTTAGCAAAAGGTATTGCATAAGGTATAgcattccatttcatttctgtcattgatgcgtcatatcatcaaaatggcatctacatgttggctataaaatattttgaagtaCTTGGAAATAACCTTCAAGAAAGTCCGCAACATTTTCTAATTGgtcttaatcctacgggacctTTTCAAATTGAAGagcacaaaaaacaacgatctCTCCCTCCTACCcaaaaccttttcctgtcctgggcgtgtgctacaacagcttgttctgaatatgcacgttaaaacctatgacctaacaggattactttctgttgttgatgatgataactagtttaacgtgcccatataccactagggtttcgaacacgcccatccagagtccgacctccgataagatcggtggcctgactcgggatgggggggggggggggggggggggttgaaactgggcagaattttgaaaatagcaattagtaaagaagttaatagataaaataaaaaaaatgaaaaggttacaagccaaaaataaaaaagaattgactgctcggccgattatttatataatttggagcattttagaaggacagaccaaaattaaataagagaaagaagagaggatcggactatttaataatattttttaaaaaagaagtaatttcgacataaaattttgaacgcagatctaaaagtttaaagtccgatcgatatgtccacgcgagtggcctcgttaaggccgtttgggtgcacggcatctacggggaggtgatgttgttcctctcctcaaagtgaggcaccagtctcctgtagctgtgggtgctaaggcagtggaccatctgtgggtactgggtgccggtgacgatcttcatgattctgtggatggtgttgttaCCCATGTCATGGCTAAGGAATCCCTGTCGGTAAAGAtcatcccggcgcgacgtcactacaatagcttccactccccgtagtttgaccgtgtggatggcgacctggtggccatcgggaaacgtcttgaagttttcctcgtagaccccgcctggcagtctgtcgaggtccgtgacgtctcccaccaagtacttagagtactggcctttgatcttccgcgctgccactctccagtcacccgaagaggaagtagaaggccgcgtcttggctggttggtcccccgggggggtcacggccttcctcttaacagccccaacatccagagtcgccgtcgcggagtcccccgtgggtgggggtctcgacgcagacgaacgacgagcgggaacaggtgacgctggtcgcggtgcactggttggttgCTCCACTTCCCGCATCTGAACAGTCGGTCCGGCTGGTTGGCGAGTCGCCTCCCGTCGATCCGTCCGgtttggtcgtggtgggggcggcgacgcagacgggaccgccactggcggttgagccgccagctttgtccccgcctgagccgcccctggcgcacgtttcctcttcctagtccccttcctcttggctgtagccgcgttgccatacaccaaggtcacggttgcccgtgacccggtgtacgcgacgcgatACTCTAACAGCGATCCATAACTAGCGATCAATCCCCCCAGGTCGGGGGGTAGGTCGAGAGCGCACGAAATAACGTCCAACTTCATCGCTGGTCTAGGACGAAACAATCCAAGGtctttctgttgttaacctttattTCTAACACtggttgataaatcaatggaaggtgaaCTGCTTTCATTGACATGTAATTATCGAATGCTACGAGGtcatcaatatagcagaaagtACAATTGAAACGTTTTGCTACATGTacgttcatttatttatttatttatttattgccagaTTAGTTAGACATTCTGAATCATGTACACTGCAGCTTCGGTAAGGGGATTGGTAAATAACGAAGACTAGAAAATGTTCTTTTATGGGAGGGTTGCAAAAGTTACAGCCcactatttatgcaatattaaaaacagaagaaaaaagtggATCTTAGATTTTGCGGgagggttcggtcgaaccccaCGAACCCTCCCTAAATACGAGCTTGCGTACTACCAGCTAATTTTGGTGTTTTATGAAAGTATGGGTCCTGACTAGCTCCCGGGTAAAAATTGCCCAGAATACCTGTGCGGGAAAACATGatcaaatgacgtcatcaccATGGTGACCTCGATTTTGATATTTTTGCATCTAGTTCCAATAAAGTCTTCATTCTCTTTAGTTCTTTGACATTTTTAGCCTTTGGTAAGGTTGGAaatattataaaacagttttaaaacaacaattattaatttgtgggtattaataaatgtttaaccaGTAGAGAGGGCTTCCAATATGGCTGTCTCCAGGCCAATAATGCTGTTTCTTAGCGATAAGTTAAGCCGTAGCAGCTTGTCAAGTTATCTGTACAGCTGCAACGTTTATTATGAATCATGtcagttttttatttattttattctgttcTTTAAGTACAGGGTACAAGAGAATCAATTTATTCATAAGAACTTTCTTTGGAAATAAAGACTAAAATGTAGTCACGGAATAAATCAACCCTATTAAGAATTGCAATACGTAGGTGCTTATATCGTTCAAAATAGTGTACTGTTTCCATAGAAAAGTACGTGAAGATGCATGAAGTTTCTGATGAACGTTGTACTTCTCACAATGACAAATACATAGTTTAGTGCACTTCCATCGGGCTTATTTTGGCATGAACAACTAGTGCCATATCCACTTAGACTCTTGTAACAACATTGCAATGTTATGCGTCACAGATTTGGTACTGCATATAGGAACTCAGGAGTTGTTTTATAAAAAGACAACCCCCTCACCCACCCCTCTGGAGtacagggctcgcgctgtcggtaaccaaattagccattggtcATTGCcattcgcatcaatgaatacctaactgcagtttttgtttattccattgtctttgttaatttcgtttctatggtcgagagcacgcatgcagatcgctATCGctggaaatgaacatgcagtatttatacaaattgcagttaaatgtacactgaataaaagtagtttacaataatcatatttgttagataattttagctataaatttgtaagactgtgaggtgacatttaataagttagctggattttaaaaagaccgtaaattttaattttattaacttttttttcttttttttaataaataaatggagtatactgtgaagtcggcattcttagccgaggtattttgcaagcagaaatcacaacaagcatttaacacgacgctgaaatcaacagcaacaacatggcacaaattatgaaattgtttggggtggggaattgatgggtcacttaaaaaaagaagaagaaagaaacaaaacaattcaaattaacataaagattgctatttaaagaaataatgagctctatataaaaaaaaagctctcatatttttatttgggaagaaaggaagaaagaaaaaacaactacCCTCAATAAACATctacccacccccatatttctgtatgttcgttaatttaatgtcataggccttagaagtgggggtgggtgatggggtactggcttcaaactctgaagataatgcataaCCCCATCCCCACCGCACCCCACTCCCGCTGaaaatcgaagtaatatattaactgcccctacccccattgaggttttgttattcctatttattccagtttgtacacaattagctgaaaaagatacattttcatattcatatataaatacttttatacagtactgcgtaaaacaaatttggctaaagcattttcaatatggctaataaaaattccatttggctaatattttggctataggtatttttgatccagggtgagccctggtaGTAGATGCAATTTATTCATTTTGTCCACTGATGAACCATATTCCAACTTGATAGGTGCTGGATGCAGTTGTAAGTGGATGGAATGGTTTCCATTGTTGTTCCATTCTAGCAGCACAAAGTATTCGTTGCTACGTGACCATGTTCTAGGTCACTGGTCTTATCATACAGACTTACAGTGAAGCGCTGGAGTGTGGATCATTTGCATATACTTTGGTGTAAGGCAAAGACACGGGTGTTAGGTCAAGGCACTGGTCACACCATGGTAGCAGTTCCATACACCCCGTGCAGTTCTTTTACCTTTTTAAAGGGTAGTATTGCATGCTATTAAGCTATGGAAAAGAAGCAGGGACAGGTATTTATCTTTACCCAGGACGTCCTATATATACCATTGATCTGATGATATGTAAAGTAtttacctgggccccgttccacgaagcgatcttagccctaaaatCAActtagggtagctatgcgcttacggtaatcttagggctaagatcgcttcgtggaatggggccctgtaCCACAAGCATCCCATATTATCACAATTGTTTTACCCAAGGTAAACACACGATGGAACATGCCAATTGGGATGACATATACATTTGTGTCAACAGTGCGCACAAGAGAGTTGGTACAGTGGTTCATTATAACGTGCTGCACATGAGTTAAAAGTGTGGTGTCTGATTCCTCGTAGACACATAGTGGCATTGAACGAACATTTGCTCGAAGAATAACTGTGGCACCAAACGTAATGGTTATTTCCTTGTCTTCACGGTGGCAATTTTGGTAGTGTGGAATACAAAACTTTCCTCTTTGTTGGTTGGATCACGTAA
The sequence above is drawn from the Gigantopelta aegis isolate Gae_Host chromosome 6, Gae_host_genome, whole genome shotgun sequence genome and encodes:
- the LOC121375827 gene encoding GTP-binding protein Di-Ras2-like isoform X1; translated protein: MLKGVILELKDHAMKMAKKNQSQLLKDIQVPKDRSVRLRVMPEQSNDYRVVVFGAGGVGKSSLVLRFVRGTFRESYIPTIEDTYRQVISCNKQVCTLQITDTTGSHQFPAMQRLSISKGHAFILVYSITNRQSLEELKPIFDEIFALKTDVESIPIMLVGNKCDEVNREVSQAQGAECAKRYNCAFLETSAKTNYNVKELFQELLQLEKRRTMSLQLETKKSKSQKRKEKLKGKCILM
- the LOC121375827 gene encoding GTP-binding protein Di-Ras2-like isoform X3; the protein is MPEQSNDYRVVVFGAGGVGKSSLVLRFVRGTFRESYIPTIEDTYRQVISCNKQVCTLQITDTTGSHQFPAMQRLSISKGHAFILVYSITNRQSLEELKPIFDEIFALKTDVESIPIMLVGNKCDEVNREVSQAQGAECAKRYNCAFLETSAKTNYNVKELFQELLQLEKRRTMSLQLETKKSKSQKRKEKLKGKCILM
- the LOC121375827 gene encoding GTP-binding protein Di-Ras2-like isoform X2, coding for MEVPKDRSVRLRVMPEQSNDYRVVVFGAGGVGKSSLVLRFVRGTFRESYIPTIEDTYRQVISCNKQVCTLQITDTTGSHQFPAMQRLSISKGHAFILVYSITNRQSLEELKPIFDEIFALKTDVESIPIMLVGNKCDEVNREVSQAQGAECAKRYNCAFLETSAKTNYNVKELFQELLQLEKRRTMSLQLETKKSKSQKRKEKLKGKCILM